Proteins encoded in a region of the Pseudomonas viciae genome:
- a CDS encoding branched-chain amino acid aminotransferase produces the protein MGNESINWDKLGFDYIKTDKRYLSHWRDGAWDAGTLTDDNVLHISEGSTALHYGQQCFEGLKAYRCKDGSINLFRPDQNAARMQRSCARLLMPHVETEQFIEACKQVVRANERFIPPYGTGGALYLRPFVIGVGDNIGVRTAPEFIFSIFCIPVGAYFKGGLTPHNFLISSYDRAAPQGTGAAKVGGNYAASLMPGSLAKKASFADCIYLDPMTHSKIEEVGSANFFGIAHDNKFVTPNSPSVLPGITRLSLIELAKSRLGLEVIEGDVFIDKLSDFKEAGACGTAAVITPIGGISYKDKLHVFHSETEVGPITQKLYKELTGVQTGDVEAPAGWIVKV, from the coding sequence ATGGGTAACGAGAGCATCAATTGGGACAAACTGGGCTTTGACTACATCAAGACCGACAAGCGCTACCTGTCGCACTGGCGCGATGGCGCCTGGGACGCCGGCACCCTGACCGACGACAACGTGCTGCACATCAGCGAGGGCTCCACCGCCCTGCACTACGGTCAGCAGTGCTTCGAAGGCCTGAAGGCCTATCGCTGCAAGGACGGTTCGATCAACCTGTTCCGCCCGGACCAGAACGCCGCCCGCATGCAACGCAGCTGCGCGCGCCTGCTGATGCCGCATGTCGAGACCGAGCAGTTCATCGAAGCCTGCAAGCAAGTGGTCCGCGCCAACGAGCGCTTCATCCCGCCTTACGGCACCGGCGGCGCGCTGTACCTGCGCCCGTTCGTGATCGGCGTGGGTGACAACATCGGCGTGCGCACCGCACCCGAGTTCATCTTCTCGATCTTCTGCATCCCGGTTGGCGCCTACTTCAAGGGCGGCCTGACCCCGCATAACTTCCTGATCTCCAGCTACGACCGCGCCGCACCACAAGGCACCGGCGCGGCCAAGGTCGGTGGCAACTACGCCGCCAGCCTGATGCCCGGTTCCCTGGCCAAGAAAGCGAGCTTCGCCGACTGCATCTACCTGGACCCGATGACCCATTCGAAAATCGAGGAAGTCGGTTCGGCCAACTTCTTCGGCATCGCCCACGACAACAAATTCGTCACACCCAACTCCCCTTCGGTCCTGCCGGGCATCACCCGCCTGTCGCTGATCGAACTGGCCAAATCGCGCCTGGGCCTGGAAGTGATCGAAGGCGACGTGTTCATCGACAAGCTCTCGGACTTCAAGGAAGCCGGCGCCTGCGGTACCGCAGCGGTCATCACCCCGATTGGCGGCATCAGCTACAAAGACAAGCTGCACGTGTTCCACAGCGAAACCGAAGTCGGCCCGATCACCCAGAAGCTCTACAAAGAGCTGACCGGCGTGCAGACCGGCGACGTGGAAGCGCCAGCGGGTTGGATCGTCAAGGTCTGA
- the lpdA gene encoding dihydrolipoyl dehydrogenase produces MQQTLNTTLLIIGGGPGGYVAAIRAGQLGIPTILVEGQALGGTCLNIGCIPSKALIHVAEQFHQTRHHSQGSALGITVSAPSLDIGKSVEWKDGIVDRLTTGVAALLKKHKVQVIHGWAKVVDGKTVDVDDTRIQCEHLLLATGSKSVDLPMLPIGGPIISSTEALAPTSVPKHLVVVGGGYIGLELGIAYRKLGAEVSVVEAQERILPAYDGELTQPVHDALKQLGVKLYLKHSVEGFDAQASTLQVRDPNGETLNLDTDRVLVAVGRKPNTQGWNLEALDLAMNGSAVKIDNRCQTSMRNVWAIGDLSGEPMLAHRAMAQGEMVAELIAGQHREFNPTAIAAVCFTDPELVVVGKTPDEAKAAGLDCMVSSFPFAANGRAMTLESKSGFVRVVARRDNHLIVGWQAVGVGVSELSTAFGQSLEMGARLEDIAGTIHAHPTLGEAVQEAALRALGHALHL; encoded by the coding sequence ATGCAACAGACTTTGAACACCACGCTGCTGATCATCGGCGGCGGTCCTGGCGGTTATGTGGCAGCGATCCGCGCCGGCCAGTTGGGCATCCCGACCATCCTGGTGGAAGGCCAGGCGCTGGGCGGGACCTGCCTGAACATCGGCTGCATTCCATCCAAGGCGCTGATTCATGTGGCCGAGCAGTTCCACCAGACACGGCACCACAGCCAGGGCTCGGCCCTGGGCATCACGGTGTCGGCGCCGAGCCTGGACATCGGCAAGAGCGTGGAATGGAAGGACGGCATCGTCGATCGCCTGACCACCGGCGTCGCGGCGCTGTTGAAAAAGCACAAGGTCCAGGTCATTCACGGCTGGGCCAAGGTGGTCGACGGCAAGACCGTCGATGTCGACGACACCCGCATCCAGTGCGAACACCTGCTGCTGGCCACCGGCTCGAAAAGCGTCGACCTGCCGATGCTGCCGATTGGCGGGCCGATCATTTCCTCCACCGAAGCCCTCGCCCCGACCTCGGTGCCCAAGCATCTGGTGGTGGTCGGCGGCGGCTACATCGGCCTGGAGCTGGGTATCGCCTACCGCAAGCTCGGCGCCGAGGTCAGCGTGGTCGAGGCCCAGGAACGGATCCTGCCAGCCTACGACGGCGAACTGACCCAACCAGTGCATGATGCGCTCAAGCAACTGGGCGTGAAGCTGTACCTCAAGCACAGCGTCGAAGGTTTCGATGCCCAGGCCAGCACTCTGCAAGTGCGTGATCCCAATGGCGAGACGCTGAACCTGGACACCGACCGGGTACTGGTGGCCGTTGGTCGCAAACCCAACACCCAGGGCTGGAACCTCGAAGCCCTGGACTTGGCGATGAACGGTTCGGCGGTGAAAATCGATAACCGGTGCCAGACCAGCATGCGCAACGTCTGGGCCATCGGCGACCTGAGCGGCGAACCGATGCTCGCCCACCGGGCCATGGCCCAGGGCGAAATGGTCGCCGAGCTGATCGCCGGCCAGCATCGCGAGTTCAACCCGACCGCCATCGCTGCGGTGTGCTTCACCGACCCGGAACTGGTGGTGGTCGGCAAGACGCCGGACGAAGCCAAGGCGGCCGGCCTGGACTGCATGGTGTCGAGCTTCCCGTTCGCCGCCAATGGCCGGGCCATGACCCTGGAATCGAAAAGCGGTTTCGTGCGGGTCGTGGCGCGCCGGGACAATCACTTGATCGTCGGTTGGCAAGCCGTTGGCGTTGGCGTCTCGGAGCTGTCCACCGCGTTTGGCCAGTCCCTGGAAATGGGCGCACGCCTGGAAGACATCGCCGGCACCATCCACGCCCACCCGACGCTGGGTGAGGCGGTGCAGGAAGCGGCGTTGCGGGCGTTGGGGCATGCGTTGCATCTGTGA